TTCTTCTTCCTCGTCTTCGATCTGCGGCAGACCGCGATGATCGCCGTTCCCGCGCGCCGCCCGGGGAATCGCCTCGATCCGGCCGGCGCGGGCCGACGGCTGCCCGGCGGGCTCACGCCGCACGCGGACGGCCTTGGGACGGCCGTCTCTTCCGGGACCGATCTCGAATGAGACGGTCTCACCGGAATCGAGCGAGCGGAGTCCGGTACCGTCGATGTCGCTGTAATGCACAAAGTAGTTGCGGTTCATCGCTTCACATTCGATGAACCCCCATCCGTGCTCGAACCGTGAGACGACCCCCGTGTACCGGGCGCCGTTCTCCGCGGGAATCGCGTCGGCGGGCGCGACGGCGTGTTCCAGATCGCGCACGCCGAGATGCCCGCAGAGCGCCCGCAGCAT
This portion of the bacterium genome encodes:
- a CDS encoding cold shock domain-containing protein — translated: MAGQLDRIEGMLRALCGHLGVRDLEHAVAPADAIPAENGARYTGVVSRFEHGWGFIECEAMNRNYFVHYSDIDGTGLRSLDSGETVSFEIGPGRDGRPKAVRVRREPAGQPSARAGRIEAIPRAARGNGDHRGLPQIEDEEEEAAQAESAGDD